Genomic segment of Streptosporangium sp. NBC_01755:
TCGCGGGCGCGCCAAGTCGTAGCGGCTACCGCGGCAAGCTCTCGCGCCGCGCCCACATGAGTGGCACTTGGCACAGCCATCGAGACGTGCAAGATTAGGGCACGCTCCACTGCGGCGGGTGTTCAGCGCCGCAGGCCAGTCTAGGGCAGAGCGGCACCATGGAGCGACCAACGGCCGCTCACTCCTCCTTGATGATCCGCCTCAGGATGTCGTTCGTCTCGCCGGGGGTGGTGCTGACCGCGCACAGCCGCTCCATGACCTCGCTGTAGCGGTCGACGTCCTCGCGCTTGTCCAGGTAGAGGGCGCTGGCCAACTGCTCGACGTAGACGACGTCCGGAAGCTCGCTGTCGTTGAAGCGGAGCACGCTGAAGGCGCCGCCCTCCGCGCTGTGGCCACCGAAGCTGAAGGGCATCACCTGGATCGTGATGTTCGTCCGCCGCATGAGATCGAGCAGGTGCTCCAACTGGCCCCGCATGACGTCCGCACCGCCGATGGGGCGCCGCAGCGCGGCCTCGTCGATGACGGCCCAGAAGAACGGGCCGTCGGACCGCTTGAGCACCTGCTGGCGCTCCATCCGCAGGTCGACGCGGCGGGCGATCTCGTCGGGCGCGATGCCTGCGCTCCCCGCGGTGACGATCGCCCTGGCGTACTCCTTCGTCTGCAGCAGGCCGGGCACGAACTGCACCTCGTACGTACGGATCCGGGAGGCTGCCTCCTCCAGGCCGACGTACGTCTGAAACCATGAGGGCAGCAGGTCGTTGAACCGGTGCCACCAACCGGGTTCGTTGGCTCTGAGCAGCAAGTCCATGATCGCCGACCGAGCGCGCTCGTCCTCCACCCCGTAGAAGGTGAGCAGATCCGCCACGTCGCGTTCTCTCAGACCAACCCGGCCGAGCTCCATC
This window contains:
- a CDS encoding helix-turn-helix domain-containing protein produces the protein MAQLQPGSGPTALRILLGSQLRRLREAKGLSREEAGHLIRGSESKISRMELGRVGLRERDVADLLTFYGVEDERARSAIMDLLLRANEPGWWHRFNDLLPSWFQTYVGLEEAASRIRTYEVQFVPGLLQTKEYARAIVTAGSAGIAPDEIARRVDLRMERQQVLKRSDGPFFWAVIDEAALRRPIGGADVMRGQLEHLLDLMRRTNITIQVMPFSFGGHSAEGGAFSVLRFNDSELPDVVYVEQLASALYLDKREDVDRYSEVMERLCAVSTTPGETNDILRRIIKEE